A region from the Leptospira venezuelensis genome encodes:
- a CDS encoding thioredoxin domain-containing protein codes for MKKLSPSSILAVISGIAAFISFLLIRKYFGGETADGLAQSLCDAVSETGSCSKVSESSISAIRNVPWLGDLPIALFGFTFYGFVTYLFVRSEKSPENKEGYLLLSFYVLLVALVIDLGLFSASIFYIDAICGLCAVTWISTLILVVGTFLQIKDYKDKSLKKAFGIFQLEGLNTYIVVLLFLAAGQIGGKSFHDSLVDGEHTGVAQIQKQLADYEKASVVSIDLKGSSIQGDPNAPITIVKFADFNCGHCMDTSHILKRVLRDYPGLVKIVYKNFPLDANCNRLVQSPRPDASSCVAASAAICADKQNKFPAVYEGLYRNTENRVAHSPASVLSLAQQEGLDMNQFRACLSSPAVRNQINKEVDDAEKVEIHSTPSLFINNKPIQSGTPKEAFLRALIESLIKKV; via the coding sequence ATGAAAAAACTGTCCCCTAGCTCTATCCTTGCCGTAATCTCCGGTATCGCGGCATTTATCTCGTTCTTATTGATCCGAAAATATTTCGGTGGAGAAACTGCGGACGGACTTGCACAGTCTCTTTGTGATGCAGTCAGTGAAACAGGTTCTTGTTCGAAAGTCTCTGAAAGTAGCATTTCAGCAATCCGAAATGTTCCTTGGTTAGGAGATCTTCCGATTGCACTTTTTGGATTCACATTTTACGGATTTGTTACATACCTTTTTGTCAGATCAGAGAAGAGTCCGGAAAATAAAGAAGGATACCTTCTTCTTTCCTTTTACGTCTTGCTAGTAGCATTGGTGATTGATCTTGGATTATTCTCTGCTTCTATATTTTATATAGATGCGATCTGTGGACTTTGTGCAGTTACTTGGATCTCCACTTTGATTTTGGTTGTGGGAACCTTCCTCCAAATTAAAGACTATAAGGACAAGTCCTTGAAAAAAGCATTCGGTATCTTCCAATTGGAAGGTTTAAATACTTATATAGTAGTTTTATTATTTTTAGCTGCGGGTCAGATTGGTGGAAAATCTTTCCATGATTCTTTGGTAGACGGTGAACATACGGGTGTTGCTCAAATCCAAAAACAATTGGCTGATTACGAAAAAGCTTCGGTAGTATCTATTGATCTAAAAGGTTCTTCTATACAAGGAGATCCTAATGCTCCGATCACTATTGTAAAGTTTGCTGATTTCAATTGTGGTCACTGTATGGATACTTCTCATATCTTAAAAAGAGTTTTGAGAGATTATCCAGGACTAGTAAAAATCGTTTATAAAAATTTTCCATTGGATGCAAATTGTAACAGATTGGTCCAATCTCCTCGTCCTGATGCGAGTTCCTGTGTAGCTGCTTCTGCTGCGATTTGTGCCGATAAACAAAATAAATTCCCTGCAGTTTACGAAGGACTTTATAGAAACACTGAAAATAGAGTCGCTCATTCTCCAGCTTCGGTATTGAGTTTAGCTCAACAAGAGGGATTGGATATGAATCAGTTCCGTGCGTGTTTATCTTCTCCTGCCGTTCGTAATCAGATCAATAAAGAAGTAGATGATGCTGAGAAGGTCGAGATCCATAGCACTCCAAGTTTATTTATTAATAATAAACCGATCCAAAGCGGAACTCCTAAAGAAGCTTTCTTAAGAGCTTTGATAGAAAGTTTAATTAAGAAGGTCTGA
- a CDS encoding DUF885 domain-containing protein translates to MLKKILIISLSTVAILSISLGILIWHTINFRPITVGLYYEKIFWENVLDDPETLTSLRILDSWGITSHNYKWSDSSPEKEMERADKAKRDLETLKTYDPSGLSGEDKIYYKALEWDLELAADYEKYIYNSYPVNQLFGVQNHIPSFLATSHMIEDDEDIESYITRLKGISTKLDQVIRGLEIRQSNGVIPPDFILRRVLDELKNFRVKNSEENILYVSLRKKLEKNDEILSDQKTSSLAEVKKILEISVYPAYSKLQNFLEQQLKSADSKAGVWKLPNGEKYYEHTLKYHTTTNLSPEEVHSIGLSEVARIQTEMKSILQTSGIAVSNLQATMKQLREKSEFQFPNTPEGKEKVIEVYKEILKESIEKSKPIFPSWPRAKVQVERIPEFKEAGAPGAYYEEPSLDGKRPGVFYANLRDLKEIPKFGMNTLTYHETIPGHHLQIAWSQELTSAPRKLRTTHFTAFVEGWALYAERLAKDYNFYSDPYVDLGRLQAELFRAVRLVVDTGIHYKRWSREDAIRYMSDNTGMAPKEVSAEIERYIVYPGQACSYKIGMISFLKMREDWKSVKGEAFDIKEYHGFVLGKGSLPLEILEKASKEELGLIPKN, encoded by the coding sequence ATGTTGAAGAAGATTCTAATCATCTCTTTATCTACCGTCGCCATTCTATCTATTTCATTAGGGATTTTAATTTGGCATACGATCAATTTCCGGCCGATCACAGTGGGCTTATATTATGAAAAGATCTTTTGGGAGAATGTTCTAGATGATCCGGAGACACTGACCTCTCTCCGAATTTTGGATTCTTGGGGAATCACTTCTCATAATTATAAATGGTCTGACTCTTCTCCCGAAAAAGAAATGGAAAGAGCAGATAAAGCAAAAAGAGATCTGGAGACACTTAAAACTTACGATCCTTCCGGATTAAGCGGAGAAGATAAAATCTATTATAAGGCTTTAGAATGGGATCTGGAACTTGCGGCTGATTATGAAAAATATATTTATAATTCTTATCCAGTAAACCAACTATTCGGCGTCCAAAATCATATTCCTTCTTTCTTAGCGACTTCTCATATGATAGAAGATGATGAGGACATTGAATCTTATATTACTAGGCTAAAAGGGATTTCGACAAAGTTAGATCAAGTGATCCGAGGTCTGGAGATTAGACAATCAAATGGTGTGATCCCGCCGGATTTTATTTTGAGAAGAGTTCTGGATGAATTGAAAAATTTCAGAGTTAAAAACTCTGAAGAAAACATTCTTTATGTTAGTCTTCGTAAAAAATTAGAAAAGAATGATGAGATCCTCTCTGACCAAAAAACTTCTTCTTTGGCAGAAGTAAAAAAGATCTTAGAGATTTCGGTTTATCCAGCTTATTCTAAGCTACAGAATTTCTTAGAACAACAACTTAAGTCTGCCGATAGTAAGGCTGGAGTTTGGAAACTTCCAAACGGTGAAAAATATTACGAACATACTTTAAAATATCATACCACTACCAATCTTTCTCCTGAGGAAGTTCACTCCATCGGTCTTTCAGAAGTTGCAAGGATCCAAACTGAAATGAAATCTATTTTGCAAACTTCTGGAATTGCAGTTTCCAATTTGCAAGCTACTATGAAGCAGTTGAGAGAAAAATCTGAGTTCCAATTTCCAAATACTCCAGAAGGAAAAGAAAAAGTTATAGAGGTCTATAAAGAGATCTTAAAGGAATCTATCGAAAAATCTAAACCTATCTTCCCTTCTTGGCCTAGAGCAAAAGTGCAGGTAGAAAGAATTCCTGAATTCAAAGAAGCAGGAGCACCTGGAGCTTATTACGAAGAACCAAGTCTGGACGGAAAACGTCCCGGTGTATTCTACGCAAACCTGCGTGATTTAAAAGAAATTCCTAAGTTTGGAATGAACACATTAACGTATCATGAAACAATTCCAGGACACCATTTACAAATTGCTTGGTCCCAAGAATTGACTTCCGCGCCAAGAAAATTGAGAACTACTCACTTTACTGCATTTGTCGAAGGATGGGCATTATACGCGGAAAGACTCGCAAAAGATTATAATTTTTACTCTGATCCATATGTAGATTTAGGAAGATTGCAGGCTGAATTGTTCCGAGCAGTTCGTTTGGTTGTAGATACAGGAATTCATTACAAACGTTGGAGCAGAGAAGATGCGATTCGCTACATGTCTGACAATACAGGCATGGCTCCTAAAGAAGTTTCGGCAGAGATTGAAAGATATATCGTTTATCCAGGACAGGCATGCTCCTACAAGATTGGAATGATCTCTTTTCTAAAAATGAGAGAAGATTGGAAATCAGTCAAAGGCGAAGCATTCGATATAAAAGAATATCATGGTTTCGTTTTAGGAAAAGGTTCCCTTCCTTTGGAAATTTTAGAAAAAGCTTCTAAAGAAGAATTGGGACTAATTCCCAAAAATTAG
- the thiD gene encoding bifunctional hydroxymethylpyrimidine kinase/phosphomethylpyrimidine kinase, with protein MQKPVVLTIAGSDSGGGAGIQADLKTFNSTGSFGTSVITCLTAQNPDGVTGILEVDPDFLEKQLAAVLSYFPVKAIKTGMLFSENLIRRISKILKEYKSKGQNFELVLDPVMVATSGAKLLQDEAIQSLISELIPLASLVTPNLDEAKILGSGEISKIESMETEAASLSKKLGVPVLLKGGHIKNSKEALDVLGIPTGEILKYSKPFVEDFNPHGTGCTYSSAIASYLAQDFPLSESVAKAREFLHAAILQSFPAGKTKTLNHNPKF; from the coding sequence ATGCAAAAGCCGGTAGTATTAACAATCGCAGGTTCCGACTCCGGAGGGGGAGCGGGAATCCAAGCAGATCTAAAAACTTTTAACTCAACTGGATCTTTCGGAACATCAGTGATTACCTGTTTGACCGCTCAAAATCCGGACGGCGTCACTGGAATTTTAGAAGTAGATCCTGATTTTTTAGAAAAACAACTCGCAGCTGTTCTCTCTTACTTTCCCGTGAAAGCAATCAAGACCGGAATGCTCTTTTCCGAAAATTTGATCCGCAGAATTTCTAAAATCCTAAAAGAGTACAAATCAAAAGGGCAAAACTTCGAGTTAGTATTAGATCCTGTGATGGTTGCCACAAGCGGAGCTAAACTTTTGCAGGACGAAGCAATCCAATCTCTAATCTCTGAATTAATTCCTTTGGCAAGCCTTGTAACTCCGAACCTGGATGAGGCAAAAATTTTAGGGTCTGGGGAAATTTCCAAAATTGAATCCATGGAGACAGAAGCAGCTTCTCTTTCTAAAAAACTAGGAGTCCCTGTTTTATTAAAAGGTGGTCATATCAAAAATTCAAAGGAAGCACTGGATGTATTAGGAATTCCGACCGGAGAAATCTTAAAATATTCAAAACCTTTTGTAGAAGATTTCAATCCTCATGGAACGGGTTGCACTTATTCTTCTGCCATAGCTTCTTATTTGGCTCAGGATTTTCCTCTCTCTGAATCTGTTGCAAAGGCGAGGGAATTCCTACATGCGGCTATCTTACAGTCCTTCCCAGCAGGAAAAACGAAAACATTAAATCATAACCCAAAGTTCTAA
- a CDS encoding MGMT family protein yields MTAKPKKKKIELKPENFYELVYKIVKKVPKGKVTSYGRIAVLIGKPRAARAVGYALNALKKDQEQKVPWQRVINSMGKISHRGDTPRAIIQKKLLESEGIKFSREEVVDWKRFGWPD; encoded by the coding sequence ATGACTGCAAAACCTAAAAAGAAAAAGATAGAATTAAAACCTGAGAATTTTTACGAATTAGTTTATAAAATTGTAAAGAAGGTTCCCAAAGGAAAAGTAACCAGTTACGGGAGGATCGCGGTTCTAATCGGAAAACCTAGAGCTGCCAGAGCAGTAGGTTATGCTTTAAACGCATTAAAGAAGGACCAAGAACAAAAGGTCCCTTGGCAAAGAGTCATCAATAGTATGGGAAAAATTTCTCATCGAGGAGATACTCCTAGAGCAATTATACAAAAAAAACTTTTAGAATCTGAAGGTATCAAATTTTCTAGAGAAGAGGTCGTGGATTGGAAACGATTCGGTTGGCCTGATTAA
- a CDS encoding sensor histidine kinase, giving the protein MKIIRKFGPIFGLVLAAFLLQSALIFGLDFRSLDPDRTIVLLISLPFTTLAAVFVWIWFNEFGPAWNLSSALSKLTDQEYVKYLSSLDKFKSDLIATNITESVCDKILKFLPSIINASRAKIYLWREDLGKFSPYPRETGEDHFYIFDPFLLWITEHDKIFYSEEFTENAKLHQIREHALSFAAKTKADLLVPFILNKSLLGMLVLGPKNDGRKYNASELEKLNEMRSVSVMSLSNSIFYERLIELTETLEEKVRNRTQELESAQSQLIMSEKMASLGTMVAGIAHEINTPAGVINGSADNLESNMNYIVKNVFEIVRFARNKKLRKSFEVALLHILRDRKKSQVMESKDKFRIKRELKEEMIQMGIEVSLAGEVASFIIENDVMEVRKYILEILAQGAKPGYEMLKHASNTNRNIKNIKYSIKNIVRIVKALKYYSHLDQSKSFTSADLIEGIENTLVIMNNQLKYGVEVKKNFSTIPKVVCNPDELNQVWTNLIQNANQAIRGQGTIELSVYSIGDTVTIEVQDDGPGIDSSIKDRIWDPFFTTKDQGEGSGLGLGIVKGIVEKHKGKITVESIPGKTVFKVELPLRPPQPISETNLEKSVI; this is encoded by the coding sequence ATGAAAATCATACGCAAATTCGGACCAATATTCGGTCTTGTTTTAGCCGCATTCCTTCTGCAATCGGCGCTAATATTCGGTTTGGATTTCAGATCCTTGGATCCTGATCGTACGATCGTGCTTCTCATCAGTTTGCCTTTTACCACTTTGGCCGCTGTATTTGTTTGGATCTGGTTCAATGAGTTTGGACCTGCATGGAACCTATCATCTGCACTTTCTAAACTGACGGACCAAGAATATGTTAAATACCTTTCTTCGTTAGATAAATTCAAAAGTGATCTGATTGCAACCAACATCACAGAAAGTGTATGTGATAAAATCCTAAAATTTCTACCTAGTATCATCAATGCAAGTAGGGCTAAAATTTACTTATGGAGGGAAGATCTTGGAAAATTCTCTCCGTATCCAAGAGAAACGGGAGAGGATCATTTTTATATCTTCGATCCGTTCCTTTTATGGATCACAGAGCATGATAAAATTTTTTATTCTGAAGAATTTACGGAAAATGCAAAACTACATCAGATACGAGAACACGCGCTTTCTTTTGCAGCAAAAACAAAAGCAGATCTTCTGGTTCCTTTTATCTTAAACAAAAGTCTTTTGGGCATGCTTGTATTAGGACCAAAAAACGATGGAAGAAAATACAATGCATCCGAGCTGGAAAAACTTAACGAAATGAGATCCGTTTCAGTGATGTCACTTTCAAATTCCATTTTTTACGAAAGACTAATAGAGCTTACTGAAACATTGGAAGAAAAAGTCCGAAACAGGACACAGGAGCTGGAAAGCGCTCAATCTCAGTTGATCATGTCCGAAAAAATGGCTTCTTTAGGAACCATGGTTGCAGGAATTGCGCATGAGATCAATACTCCAGCAGGGGTGATCAATGGTTCCGCAGACAATTTAGAATCAAATATGAATTATATCGTAAAGAACGTATTCGAAATCGTTCGTTTCGCGAGAAATAAGAAATTAAGGAAATCATTCGAAGTAGCACTTCTACATATCTTAAGAGACCGAAAAAAAAGTCAGGTTATGGAATCTAAGGACAAGTTCCGGATCAAAAGAGAATTAAAGGAAGAAATGATCCAAATGGGGATAGAAGTTTCCTTAGCAGGTGAGGTTGCTTCTTTCATAATAGAAAACGATGTTATGGAAGTAAGAAAGTACATCTTGGAAATTTTAGCCCAAGGAGCAAAACCTGGATATGAGATGCTCAAACATGCATCTAATACGAATCGTAATATTAAAAATATTAAATATTCTATCAAAAATATAGTCCGGATAGTTAAGGCTCTAAAATATTATTCTCACTTAGACCAGAGCAAATCATTTACTAGTGCAGATCTGATAGAAGGTATCGAAAACACTTTGGTCATCATGAACAACCAACTCAAGTATGGAGTCGAAGTTAAGAAGAACTTCTCCACCATCCCAAAAGTTGTATGTAATCCTGACGAATTAAACCAAGTTTGGACCAACTTGATCCAAAATGCAAACCAAGCCATTCGAGGCCAAGGCACGATCGAATTATCTGTATATTCTATTGGAGATACAGTTACTATAGAAGTACAAGACGACGGCCCAGGAATAGATTCCTCCATCAAGGATCGGATCTGGGATCCATTCTTCACTACAAAAGATCAAGGTGAAGGTTCCGGGCTCGGCCTTGGTATTGTAAAAGGTATCGTAGAAAAACATAAAGGCAAGATCACAGTCGAATCCATTCCTGGGAAAACTGTATTCAAAGTGGAATTACCTCTTAGGCCTCCACAACCGATTTCAGAAACAAATTTAGAAAAATCAGTTATATGA
- the rsgA gene encoding ribosome small subunit-dependent GTPase A, translated as MSSSTIPVKEFFTIARVFGAFYDLYSPERGRVRAVLRGRLRNIVAKERHPFVVGDRVCAMESGGEWAIEERLSRKNELLRKSKEGDAQVLCANVDQIAVLASLKDPETKDGFLDRCLAAAYLSEVPPLIIFTKSDLVDQETAIKRSSVYKNLGYDIIIVSCQTGQGLEELYSKFSSKTTYLVGNSGVGKSSLVNVLSDRELQKTSQVSLSTKKGKHTTTNSNFLVLEDNIVLIDSPGIKEWGILHLTKGEILESYPELRKYKEECDISDCCDAGPGCKMLFSMGEATDISMERKKSLESMLASLENPFRITRRDHLKNESKS; from the coding sequence ATGTCTAGTTCCACAATTCCAGTAAAGGAGTTTTTTACGATAGCGAGGGTCTTTGGTGCCTTCTATGATTTGTATTCTCCAGAAAGAGGAAGAGTAAGAGCCGTACTTAGAGGAAGGCTCAGAAATATCGTCGCAAAAGAAAGACATCCATTTGTCGTAGGCGACAGAGTTTGTGCGATGGAATCAGGCGGAGAATGGGCCATCGAAGAAAGATTATCCCGTAAAAACGAACTTCTACGAAAAAGTAAAGAGGGGGATGCACAGGTACTTTGTGCGAATGTAGATCAAATCGCAGTACTTGCCTCTTTAAAAGATCCTGAAACCAAAGACGGATTCTTGGATCGATGTTTGGCGGCCGCGTATCTTTCTGAGGTCCCTCCCCTAATTATATTCACAAAATCGGATTTAGTGGATCAAGAAACGGCGATTAAGCGCTCTTCCGTTTATAAAAATCTAGGCTACGATATAATTATTGTTTCTTGCCAGACCGGCCAAGGTCTAGAAGAACTTTACTCCAAGTTTTCTTCCAAAACTACCTACTTAGTAGGAAATTCAGGAGTTGGAAAATCTAGCTTAGTAAACGTCTTATCGGATAGAGAATTGCAGAAAACTTCCCAGGTCAGTCTTTCCACTAAGAAGGGTAAACATACGACTACAAACTCAAACTTTCTGGTTTTGGAAGATAATATCGTATTAATCGATTCTCCAGGTATTAAAGAATGGGGGATCTTACACTTAACCAAAGGTGAGATCTTAGAAAGTTATCCGGAATTGAGAAAGTATAAAGAAGAATGTGATATTTCCGATTGTTGTGACGCGGGCCCTGGATGCAAAATGTTGTTTTCTATGGGAGAAGCGACCGATATAAGTATGGAAAGAAAAAAGAGCCTGGAATCTATGCTTGCAAGCCTGGAAAACCCGTTTAGAATCACACGTAGAGACCACTTAAAGAATGAAAGTAAATCCTAA
- a CDS encoding FecR family protein: protein MLKSKSTLILMTLLAVSYLIACSPKTSSGQVKSEAVSSTAKIVWLNGDVKVQSAEGEKKAEFGQTVTAADTILTGKNGSVEIMVAESGIIKVSKESEVSIAALVGDEGTNVKVNLNYGRIVTLVRKENKNSDFSVVTPTALAGVRGTTFLTSVENPAGTKVNCAEAHCDVKFAVLEGSVAVSKVGEESEVILERNREITLKKNQKLTEKLILSLRPESVKELKGLIVLKKNDVLEYNNLVDELKASSEELRILSQASTVEEVRTQLQKREATRANADEVARTAQQVNETKYVQQDVQKEKLKLNPKETF from the coding sequence ATGTTAAAAAGTAAAAGCACCCTAATTCTAATGACACTACTAGCTGTTAGTTATCTAATCGCTTGTAGTCCTAAAACGAGCAGTGGCCAAGTGAAATCGGAAGCGGTATCTTCTACTGCAAAGATCGTTTGGTTGAATGGTGACGTGAAAGTCCAGTCTGCCGAAGGTGAGAAAAAAGCCGAATTTGGTCAGACAGTAACAGCTGCAGACACTATCCTTACCGGTAAAAATGGATCTGTAGAGATCATGGTTGCCGAAAGTGGTATCATCAAAGTTTCCAAAGAGAGTGAAGTATCTATTGCTGCTCTAGTCGGAGACGAAGGAACTAACGTTAAGGTCAATCTGAACTACGGAAGGATCGTAACTCTGGTTCGTAAAGAGAACAAAAACTCCGATTTCAGCGTAGTGACTCCTACTGCTCTTGCGGGAGTTCGTGGAACTACCTTCTTAACTTCTGTTGAGAATCCTGCAGGCACAAAAGTGAATTGTGCGGAGGCTCATTGCGATGTTAAATTTGCAGTATTGGAAGGTTCCGTTGCGGTATCTAAAGTTGGAGAAGAGTCCGAAGTCATTCTGGAAAGAAACAGAGAGATCACTCTGAAGAAAAACCAGAAATTGACTGAAAAGCTCATCCTTTCGCTAAGACCTGAGTCGGTGAAAGAATTGAAAGGACTAATCGTTCTCAAGAAAAACGACGTTTTAGAATACAATAACCTGGTGGATGAATTAAAAGCATCCAGCGAAGAACTTCGCATTTTGAGCCAGGCTTCCACAGTGGAAGAAGTTCGTACTCAATTGCAGAAACGTGAAGCTACTAGAGCCAACGCGGACGAAGTAGCAAGAACCGCTCAGCAAGTGAACGAAACAAAATATGTCCAACAAGACGTTCAAAAAGAAAAGTTGAAACTCAACCCTAAAGAAACTTTCTAA
- a CDS encoding LIC10124 family lipoprotein, with translation MGNNSFRNLIIFSLITSFGLTCSSVQKLNEPSKLIQEPYYKPIGDSESVFIFRESDTDFRVRKAGHDVPVLAFSPIEYPKSVDKKLASYFEQEISLIWKDIKFSNAKISPELWKNKTGLAQELKSKDVDVLVLGSIAESSTGWTFKFELKDSVDAISYGDFELSFKRPVSSEEVGTWNQAIFWKSSDRVISLDSKQTTVPVWDRKPDLTRIKEIVNSSIKGTLTVRASSGDTEILWNGKSLGNTPLTEVPIQEGIQDIQVVLKGKKPITKTIQVRAGKKSFLFQEWEEDRALGSAKVITVPNGLSVSLDGYKQGETPFFRSNLTPGAYQLELLKESADGAYVYYEGILDVKPDRLVELALPYFGYGLLSELEFWKPSGEFGFSPFGPNGLEFAKKKNLSNGWNGVYSLPFIPEELEIEGYFLLPVDHGDASVAVTFHLNGLSLGVVAGKEKVSIFQFPSDGKTLSTYKYLDVDKDIGRPFSFKTDLKNKKLSLYLGRDVVWQGDLPAGGLWTVSVLTRGEEFREKTPIKDLKILYKGYK, from the coding sequence ATGGGGAACAATTCATTTCGTAATCTTATTATATTCTCTCTTATTACGAGTTTTGGGCTTACTTGCTCCTCAGTACAGAAGTTAAACGAACCTTCTAAGCTGATACAAGAACCGTATTACAAGCCAATAGGCGACTCAGAGAGTGTATTCATTTTTAGAGAATCTGACACTGATTTTCGGGTTCGTAAAGCTGGGCACGATGTCCCGGTTTTAGCGTTCTCTCCTATTGAATATCCTAAATCGGTGGATAAAAAATTGGCCTCTTACTTTGAGCAAGAGATCAGTTTGATTTGGAAGGATATCAAATTTTCGAACGCTAAAATTTCTCCCGAACTTTGGAAAAACAAAACCGGTTTAGCTCAGGAGTTAAAATCCAAGGACGTGGATGTCTTAGTTTTAGGTTCAATTGCCGAATCTTCTACTGGTTGGACTTTCAAGTTTGAATTAAAAGACTCAGTGGATGCAATATCTTATGGAGACTTTGAACTTTCCTTTAAACGTCCTGTTTCCAGTGAAGAAGTGGGAACATGGAACCAGGCTATCTTCTGGAAATCTTCCGACAGAGTTATCTCATTAGACTCCAAACAAACTACTGTTCCTGTTTGGGATAGAAAGCCTGATCTAACAAGAATCAAAGAAATTGTAAATTCTTCCATCAAAGGAACTTTAACAGTAAGAGCTTCTTCAGGAGATACAGAGATCCTATGGAACGGAAAGTCTCTTGGAAATACTCCATTGACTGAGGTCCCAATCCAAGAAGGGATCCAAGATATACAAGTAGTCTTAAAAGGAAAAAAACCAATCACTAAGACCATACAAGTAAGAGCAGGCAAAAAAAGTTTTCTATTCCAGGAATGGGAAGAAGATCGTGCATTAGGATCTGCTAAAGTAATTACTGTACCCAACGGACTTTCCGTTTCCTTGGATGGTTATAAACAAGGAGAAACTCCTTTCTTCCGAAGTAACTTAACTCCTGGCGCCTATCAGTTAGAGCTTCTAAAAGAAAGTGCTGATGGTGCTTATGTTTATTACGAAGGTATCTTGGATGTTAAACCAGATCGTTTAGTAGAACTGGCACTTCCTTATTTCGGATACGGATTATTATCAGAATTAGAATTTTGGAAACCGTCCGGAGAATTTGGGTTTTCCCCTTTCGGACCGAATGGTTTGGAATTCGCAAAAAAGAAAAACTTATCCAATGGTTGGAACGGAGTATATTCTCTTCCTTTCATTCCGGAAGAATTAGAAATTGAAGGTTACTTCTTACTTCCGGTAGATCATGGAGATGCATCTGTTGCAGTGACATTCCATTTGAACGGTCTTTCTCTGGGTGTTGTGGCAGGAAAAGAGAAAGTGTCCATCTTTCAATTTCCTTCAGATGGAAAAACACTTAGCACTTATAAATATTTGGATGTGGATAAGGATATAGGTCGTCCATTCTCATTCAAAACTGATTTAAAGAATAAAAAATTGTCTCTATACTTAGGAAGAGACGTCGTTTGGCAGGGAGATTTACCTGCGGGAGGACTCTGGACTGTTTCTGTTTTGACCAGAGGAGAAGAGTTTAGGGAAAAAACTCCCATCAAAGATCTGAAGATTCTCTATAAGGGATATAAGTGA